In Primulina huaijiensis isolate GDHJ02 chromosome 4, ASM1229523v2, whole genome shotgun sequence, a genomic segment contains:
- the LOC140975227 gene encoding uncharacterized protein isoform X1, which produces MRDGASVHEHGLKMIGLVDKLVGMDLILPSELTTDVLLLSLPSSFDPFVVNFNMNKLEPTLEELVNMLVTFESTIKKEKLVLYVGSSSGTKTDPHGKGKKRSFQPPKKNVPLMRQSPNPVVAATPVKADKTADVCHHCKKPGHWRRNCKEYLAQKGSGNGDGKK; this is translated from the coding sequence atgcgagatggggcctcggtccatgagcatggcctaaagatgattgggctcgtggacaagctcgttggcatggatctgattttgccttcggagttgaccactgacgtgttactcttatcactgcctagctcatttgatccttttgtggtgaatttcaacatgaacaagctagagccgacccttgaggagttggtgaatatgcttgttacgtttgaatccaccatcaagaaagagaagttggttctttatgtgggttcttcatctggtacgaagactgatccacatgggaagggaaagaagcgttctttccaacctcccaagaagaacgtgcccttgatgaggcaatctccgaatcccgttgtggcagccacaccagttaaggctgacaagactgctgatgtttgtcatcactgcaagaagcctggacattggaggcgtaattgcaaagaatatcttgcccagaaaggttctggaaatg
- the LOC140975227 gene encoding uncharacterized protein isoform X2: MRDGASVHEHGLKMIGLVDKLVGMDLILPSELTTDVLLLSLPSSFDPFVVNFNMNKLEPTLEELVNMLVTFESTIKKEKLVLYVGSSSGTKTDPHGKGKKRSFQPPKKNVPLMRQSPNPVVAATPVKADKTADVCHHCKKPGHWRRNCKEYLAQKGSGNGDGKK, from the exons atgcgagatggggcctcggtccatgagcatggcctaaagatgattgggctcgtggacaagctcgttggcatggatctgattttgccttcggagttgaccactgacgtgttactcttatcactgcctagctcatttgatccttttgtggtgaatttcaacatgaacaagctagagccgacccttgaggagttggtgaatatgcttgttacgtttgaatccaccatcaagaaagagaagttggttctttatgtgggttcttcatctggtacgaagactgatccacatgggaagggaaagaagcgttctttccaacctcccaagaagaacgtgcccttgatgaggcaatctccgaatcccgttgtggcagccacaccagttaaggctgacaagactgctgatgtttgtcatcactgcaagaagcctggacattggaggcgtaattgcaaagaatatcttgcccagaaaggttctggaaatg gtgatggaaAGAAGTAA
- the LOC140975226 gene encoding probable 1-acylglycerol-3-phosphate O-acyltransferase: MAQAISSSAAAAAKRRSLWPSVLRWIPTSTDHIIAAEKRLLSIVKTPYEQELVNIGSGPPGSRIRWFRSASDEPRFINTVTFDSKEGSPTLVMVHGYGASQGFFFRNFDALAKHFKVIAIDQLGWGGSSRPDFTCKSTEETEAWFIDSFEEWRKAKNLSNFILLGHSFGGYVAAKYAIKHPEHVQHLILVGPAGVTSETEYRSEWLTQFRATWKGAILNHLWESNFTPQKVIRGLGPWGPDLVRRYTSARFGAYASGNLLTDDESRLLTDYVYHTLAAKASGELCLKYIFSFGAFARMPLLHCASEWKVPTTFIYGVEDWMNYKGAQDARKRMKDVPCEIIRVPQAGHFVFIDNPSAFHSAVNYACRKFFSPENGSHTLSEGLQSV; the protein is encoded by the exons ATGGCGCAGGCTATCAGTTCATCCGCCGCTGCTGCGGCGAAGAGGCGTTCCCTGTGGCCGTCAGTTCTCCGTTGGATACCGACTTCCACCGATCACATCATCGCCGCCGAAAAACGGCTCCTCTCTATTGTCAA GACTCCTTACGAGCAAGAGCTAGTTAACATCGGGTCAGGGCCGCCGGGTTCGAGAATCCGGTGGTTCCGGTCGGCGAGCGATGAGCCAAGGTTTATCAATACGGTCACGTTTGATAGCAAAGAGGGTTCTCCGACGCTCGTGATGGTGCATGGTTATGGTGCATCTCAAGGCTTCTTTTTCCGTAATTTCGATGCGCTTGCCAAACATTTCAAAGTCATTGCAATTGATCAATTAGG CTGGGGTGGATCAAGCAGGCCGGACTTCACGTGTAAAAGCACTGAAG AAACCGAGGCATGGTTCATCGATTCATTTGAAGAATGGCGTAAAGCAAAAAATCTTAGCAACTTCATTTTACTTGGGCATTCCTTTGGGGGTTATGTTGCCGCTAAATATGCAATCAAG CATCCTGAGCATGTTCAACACTTGATCTTAGTAGGACCTGCTGGAGTTACCTCGGAAACAGAATATCGGTCCGAGTGGCTTACGCAATTTAGGGCCACGTGGAAAGGTGCAATCTTAAATCATCTATGGGAGTCAAATTTTACTCCTCAGAAGGTTATAAG GGGTTTAGGTCCTTGGGGTCCAGATCTGGTACGGAGATATACTAGTGCGCGGTTTGGTGCATATGCTAGTGGAAACTTGTTGACTGACGATGAATCCAGATTACTTACAG ACTATGTATATCATACACTGGCAGCCAAAGCTAGTGGCGAGCTCtgcttaaaatatatattctccTTTGGAGCTTTTGCTAGGATGCCTCTTCTACACTG TGCTTCTGAATGGAAAGTGCCGACAACATTCATATACGGTGTCGAAGATTGGATGAATTACAAAGGAGCACAAGATGCTCGCAAGAGAATGAAGGATGTTCCGTGTGAGATCATAAGGGTTCCTCAG GCTGGTCATTTCGTCTTCATAGACAATCCATCTGCATTCCATTCGGCTGTAAATTATGCTTGTCGCAAGTTTTTCTCACCAGAGAATGGCAGTCACACTCTCTCAGAAGGCCTGCAATCTGTTTGA
- the LOC140975225 gene encoding 1-acylglycerol-3-phosphate O-acyltransferase-like — translation MAEGISSSAAATAAAEAKRRSLWPSVLRWIPTSTDHIIAAEKRLLSIVKTPYEQELVNIGSGPPGSRIRWFRSASDEARFINTVTFDSKEGSPTLVMVHGYAASQGFFFRNFDALAKHFKVIAIDQLGWGGSSRPDFTCKSTEETEAWFIDSFEEWRKAKNLSNFILLGHSFGGYVAAKYAIKHPEHVQHLILVGPAGFTSETEHRSEWLTQFRATWKGAILNHLWESNFTPQKVIRGLGPWGPDLVRRYTSARFGAYASGNVLTDDESRLLTDYVYHTLAAKASGELCLKYIFSFGAFARMPLLHCASEWKVPTTFIYGVEDWMNYKGAQDARKRMKDVPCEIIRVPQAGHFVFIDNPSAFHSAVNYACRKFFSPENGSHTLSEGLQSV, via the exons ATGGCGGAGGGTATCAGTTCATCTGCCGCTGCCACCGCGGCTGCTGAGGCGAAGAGGCGTTCCCTGTGGCCGTCAGTTCTCCGTTGGATACCGACTTCCACCGATCACATCATCGCCGCCGAAAAACGACTCCTCTCTATTGTCAA GACTCCTTACGAGCAAGAGCTAGTTAACATCGGGTCAGGGCCGCCGGGTTCGAGAATCCGGTGGTTCCGGTCGGCGAGCGATGAGGCAAGGTTTATCAATACGGTCACGTTTGATAGCAAAGAGGGTTCTCCGACGCTCGTGATGGTGCATGGTTATGCTGCATCTCAAGGCTTTTTTTTCCGTAATTTCGATGCGCTTGCCAAACATTTCAAAGTCATTGCAATTGATCAATTAGG CTGGGGTGGATCAAGCAGGCCGGACTTCACGTGTAAAAGCACTGAAG AAACCGAGGCATGGTTCATCGATTCATTTGAAGAATGGCGTAAAGCAAAAAATCTTAGCAACTTCATTTTACTTGGGCATTCCTTTGGGGGTTACGTTGCCGCTAAATATGCAATCAAG CATCCTGAGCATGTTCAACACTTGATCTTAGTAGGACCTGCTGGATTTACCTCGGAAACAGAACATCGGTCCGAGTGGCTTACGCAATTTAGGGCGACGTGGAAAGGTGCAATCTTAAATCATCTATGGGAGTCAAATTTTACCCCTCAGAAGGTTATAAG GGGTTTAGGTCCTTGGGGTCCAGATCTGGTACGGAGGTATACTAGTGCGCGGTTTGGTGCATATGCTAGTGGAAACGTGTTGACTGACGATGAATCCAGATTACTTACAG ATTATGTATATCATACACTGGCAGCTAAAGCTAGTGGCGAGCTGtgcttaaaatatatattctccTTTGGAGCTTTTGCTAGGATGCCTCTTCTACACTG TGCTTCGGAATGGAAAGTGCCGACAACATTCATATACGGTGTCGAAGATTGGATGAATTACAAAGGAGCACAAGATGCTCGCAAGAGAATGAAGGATGTTCCGTGTGAGATCATAAGGGTTCCTCAG GCTGGTCATTTCGTCTTCATAGACAATCCGTCTGCATTCCATTCGGCTGTAAATTACGCTTGTCGCAAGTTTTTCTCACCGGAGAATGGCAGTCACACTCTCTCAGAAGGCCTGCAATCTGTTTGA
- the LOC140975222 gene encoding protein ACCUMULATION AND REPLICATION OF CHLOROPLASTS 6, chloroplastic isoform X2 — protein sequence MDALRNLSIGLYGHRLLPPSRKFSARKPHFKPHAAVSGGSTTRKWADRLLADFQFLPATSDPPDPTTPQPLPSLPERHVSMPLDFYRILGAESHFLGDGIRRAYDARVSKPPQSGYSDDALISRRQILQAACQTLADPSSRREYNQSLAEDEFDTILTQVPRDKVPGALSVLQESGETEVVLQIGESLLKERLPKSFKQDVVLSMALALVDLSRDAMELSPPDFIRGGEVLEMALKLLQEEGASNLAPDLRAQIDETLEEINPRCVLELLSLPLGDEHRSKRGEGLQGVRNILWSVGGGGAAAIAGGYTREDFMNESFLRMTAAEQVDLFAATPSNIPAESFEVYGVALALVSEAFINKKPHLIQDADNLFQQLQQTKIAAVGIPSSVYSVRENQEIDFALERGLCSLLVGEVDECRTWLGLDNEDSPYRDPSIVNFVFEHSKDDNENDVLPGLCKLLETWLMEVVFPRYRETQDVRFKLGDYYDDPIVLRYLERLEGVGRSPLAAAAAIVKIGAGATAVLDNVKVSAIQALQKVFPLGSGEKTDGRYGEKQISNNDLADASQETVVDQDDSYTVGATRRSSSADMEQLENITDKIKDTTVKIMCAGAAVGLLTLLGLKLLPHRSDSSNLHKDVGAAMASDVINVGDPVVDSDEIPRMDARFAESLVRKWQSIKSIALGPDHNFGKLTEVLDGQMLKIWTDRATEIAQHGWFWNYRLLNLNIDSVTVSVDGKRATVEATLEESAQLTDNAHPEHNDSYSTTYTTRYELSCSRSGWKIVGGGVLKS from the exons ATGGACGCTCTTCGGAACCTCAGTATCGGACTATACGGCCACCGCCTCCTACCGCCTTCTCGCAAATTCTCCGCTAGGAAACCTCACTTCAAACCCCACGCCGCCGTCAGTGGCGGCTCCACCACCAGAAAATGGGCGGATCGCCTGCTTGCGGATTTCCAGTTCCTTCCGGCTACCTCGGACCCTCCCGACCCCACAACTCCCCAGCCCCTCCCTTCCCTCCCGGAGCGCCACGTGTCCATGCCTCTCGACTTCTACCGTATCCTAGGCGCCGAGTCTCATTTCCTCGGGGATGGGATTCGGAGGGCATATGACGCCAGGGTTTCGAAGCCTCCGCAGTCTGGGTACAGCGACGATGCTTTGATTAGCCGAAGGCAGATTCTTCAAGCCGCTTGTCAGACGCTGGCTGACCCTAGCTCGCGCCGCGAATATAACCAGAGCCTTGCGGAGGATGAGTTTGATACTATTCTGACCCAGGTTCCTCGGGATAAG GTTCCTGGAGCATTAAGTGTATTGCAAGAATCTGGGGAGACAGAGGTAGTGCTTCAGATTGGAGAGAGTTTGTTGAAAGAAAGGCTTCCCAAATCATTCAAGCAGGATGTGGTTCTGTCCATGGCACTTGCTTTGGTCGATTTATCTAGGGATGCTATGGAACTGTCGCCTCCGGATTTCATTAGAGGTGGTGAGGTACTTGAGATGGCTCTCAAGTTGTTGCAG GAAGAAGGTGCAAGCAACCTTGCTCCAGATTTACGAGCACAGATTGACGAAACCCTGGAAGAGATCAACCCACGCTGTGTTCTTGAGCTTTTATCTTTACCTCTTGGTGACGAGCACCGGTCGAAAAGGGGAGAAGGCCTTCAAGGTGTGCGAAATATATTGTGGTCTGTTGGAGGAGGAGGCGCAGCTGCTATTGCTGGAGGATATACACGTGAAGATTTCATGAATGAGTCTTTTCTGCGGATGACAGCCGCAGAGCag gtTGATCTCTTTGCTGCTACACCAAGTAACATACCTGCAGAAAGTTTTGAGGTCTATGGAGTGGCACTTGCTCTTGTATCTGAAGCCTTCATAAACAAAAAACCTCATCTTATCCAAGATGCTGACAATCTTTTTCAGCAACTTCAGCAAACCAAGATCGCAGCTGTGGGGATCCCTTCATCTGTTTACAGTGTTCGAGAAAATCAAGAAATAGACTTTGCCCTTGAAAGGGGGCTTTGTTCACTTCTTGTTGGTGAGGTTGACGAATGCCGCACTTGGCTGGGTTTGGACAATGAAGACTCGCCATATAGAGATCCATCTATTGTTAATTTTGTCTTCGAGCATTCTAAGGATGACAATGAAAATGATGTCCTTCCTGGACTCTGCAAACTGTTAGAGACATGGTTGATGGAGGTAGTGTTCCCAAGATATAGAGAGACCCAAGATGTCAGGTTCAAGCTTGGGGACTATTACGATGATCCTATTGTTCTGAGATATTTAGAAAGGTTAGAAGGTGTTGGTCGTTCACCTttggctgctgctgctgctataGTGAAGATTGGAGCTGGGGCCACTGCTGTGCTGGACAACGTCAAGGTTAGTGCTATTCAGGCACTTCAGAAAGTGTTTCCTCTTGGATCTGGAGAGAAGACTGATGGACGTTATGGGGAGAAGCAAATAAGCAATAATGATTTAGCAGATGCAAGTCAGGAAACTGTAGTTGATCAAGATGATTCCTACACAGTTGGAGCTACTAGGAGGAGTAGTTCTGCTGATATGGAACAGCTAGAAAATATTACTGACAAGATAAAAGACACAACCGTGAAGATCATGTGTGCTGGTGCAGCAGTTGGTTTGCTTACATTGTTGGGGTTGAAGCTCCTCCCACATAGAAGTGACTCTTCTAATCTACATAAAGATGTTGGCGCTGCAATGGCTTCTGACGTCATCAATGTGg GGGATCCAGTAGTTGATTCTGATGAAATACCTCGAATGGATGCAAGATTTGCGGAGAGTCTTGTTCGCAAATGGCAAAGTATCAAATCCATAGCTCTTGGACCAGATCACAATTTTGGAAAATTGACAGAG GTATTGGATGGCCAAATGCTAAAGATCTGGACAGACAGAGCCACAGAAATCGCTCAACACGGCTGGTTCTGGAACTACAGACTTTTGAACCTTAACATCGATAGTGTGACTGTGTCAGTTGATGGCAAGCGTGCAACTGTGGAGGCTACCCTCGAGGAGTCGGCACAGCTGACGGACAATGCTCATCCTGAACACAACGATTCGTACAGTACCACCTACACAACGCGGTACGAGCTATCATGTTCGAGATCAGGTTGGAAAATCGTAGGAGGAGGTGTTCTCAAGTCATAA
- the LOC140975222 gene encoding protein ACCUMULATION AND REPLICATION OF CHLOROPLASTS 6, chloroplastic isoform X1: MDALRNLSIGLYGHRLLPPSRKFSARKPHFKPHAAVSGGSTTRKWADRLLADFQFLPATSDPPDPTTPQPLPSLPERHVSMPLDFYRILGAESHFLGDGIRRAYDARVSKPPQSGYSDDALISRRQILQAACQTLADPSSRREYNQSLAEDEFDTILTQVPRDKVPGALSVLQESGETEVVLQIGESLLKERLPKSFKQDVVLSMALALVDLSRDAMELSPPDFIRGGEVLEMALKLLQEEGASNLAPDLRAQIDETLEEINPRCVLELLSLPLGDEHRSKRGEGLQGVRNILWSVGGGGAAAIAGGYTREDFMNESFLRMTAAEQVDLFAATPSNIPAESFEVYGVALALVSEAFINKKPHLIQDADNLFQQLQQTKIAAVGIPSSVYSVRENQEIDFALERGLCSLLVGEVDECRTWLGLDNEDSPYRDPSIVNFVFEHSKDDNENDVLPGLCKLLETWLMEVVFPRYRETQDVRFKLGDYYDDPIVLRYLERLEGVGRSPLAAAAAIVKIGAGATAVLDNVKVSAIQALQKVFPLGSGEKTDGRYGEKQISNNDLADASQETVVDQDDSYTVGATRRSSSADMEQLENITDKIKDTTVKIMCAGAAVGLLTLLGLKLLPHRSDSSNLHKDVGAAMASDVINVAFASIPTNASINLLSGDPVVDSDEIPRMDARFAESLVRKWQSIKSIALGPDHNFGKLTEVLDGQMLKIWTDRATEIAQHGWFWNYRLLNLNIDSVTVSVDGKRATVEATLEESAQLTDNAHPEHNDSYSTTYTTRYELSCSRSGWKIVGGGVLKS; encoded by the exons ATGGACGCTCTTCGGAACCTCAGTATCGGACTATACGGCCACCGCCTCCTACCGCCTTCTCGCAAATTCTCCGCTAGGAAACCTCACTTCAAACCCCACGCCGCCGTCAGTGGCGGCTCCACCACCAGAAAATGGGCGGATCGCCTGCTTGCGGATTTCCAGTTCCTTCCGGCTACCTCGGACCCTCCCGACCCCACAACTCCCCAGCCCCTCCCTTCCCTCCCGGAGCGCCACGTGTCCATGCCTCTCGACTTCTACCGTATCCTAGGCGCCGAGTCTCATTTCCTCGGGGATGGGATTCGGAGGGCATATGACGCCAGGGTTTCGAAGCCTCCGCAGTCTGGGTACAGCGACGATGCTTTGATTAGCCGAAGGCAGATTCTTCAAGCCGCTTGTCAGACGCTGGCTGACCCTAGCTCGCGCCGCGAATATAACCAGAGCCTTGCGGAGGATGAGTTTGATACTATTCTGACCCAGGTTCCTCGGGATAAG GTTCCTGGAGCATTAAGTGTATTGCAAGAATCTGGGGAGACAGAGGTAGTGCTTCAGATTGGAGAGAGTTTGTTGAAAGAAAGGCTTCCCAAATCATTCAAGCAGGATGTGGTTCTGTCCATGGCACTTGCTTTGGTCGATTTATCTAGGGATGCTATGGAACTGTCGCCTCCGGATTTCATTAGAGGTGGTGAGGTACTTGAGATGGCTCTCAAGTTGTTGCAG GAAGAAGGTGCAAGCAACCTTGCTCCAGATTTACGAGCACAGATTGACGAAACCCTGGAAGAGATCAACCCACGCTGTGTTCTTGAGCTTTTATCTTTACCTCTTGGTGACGAGCACCGGTCGAAAAGGGGAGAAGGCCTTCAAGGTGTGCGAAATATATTGTGGTCTGTTGGAGGAGGAGGCGCAGCTGCTATTGCTGGAGGATATACACGTGAAGATTTCATGAATGAGTCTTTTCTGCGGATGACAGCCGCAGAGCag gtTGATCTCTTTGCTGCTACACCAAGTAACATACCTGCAGAAAGTTTTGAGGTCTATGGAGTGGCACTTGCTCTTGTATCTGAAGCCTTCATAAACAAAAAACCTCATCTTATCCAAGATGCTGACAATCTTTTTCAGCAACTTCAGCAAACCAAGATCGCAGCTGTGGGGATCCCTTCATCTGTTTACAGTGTTCGAGAAAATCAAGAAATAGACTTTGCCCTTGAAAGGGGGCTTTGTTCACTTCTTGTTGGTGAGGTTGACGAATGCCGCACTTGGCTGGGTTTGGACAATGAAGACTCGCCATATAGAGATCCATCTATTGTTAATTTTGTCTTCGAGCATTCTAAGGATGACAATGAAAATGATGTCCTTCCTGGACTCTGCAAACTGTTAGAGACATGGTTGATGGAGGTAGTGTTCCCAAGATATAGAGAGACCCAAGATGTCAGGTTCAAGCTTGGGGACTATTACGATGATCCTATTGTTCTGAGATATTTAGAAAGGTTAGAAGGTGTTGGTCGTTCACCTttggctgctgctgctgctataGTGAAGATTGGAGCTGGGGCCACTGCTGTGCTGGACAACGTCAAGGTTAGTGCTATTCAGGCACTTCAGAAAGTGTTTCCTCTTGGATCTGGAGAGAAGACTGATGGACGTTATGGGGAGAAGCAAATAAGCAATAATGATTTAGCAGATGCAAGTCAGGAAACTGTAGTTGATCAAGATGATTCCTACACAGTTGGAGCTACTAGGAGGAGTAGTTCTGCTGATATGGAACAGCTAGAAAATATTACTGACAAGATAAAAGACACAACCGTGAAGATCATGTGTGCTGGTGCAGCAGTTGGTTTGCTTACATTGTTGGGGTTGAAGCTCCTCCCACATAGAAGTGACTCTTCTAATCTACATAAAGATGTTGGCGCTGCAATGGCTTCTGACGTCATCAATGTGg CCTTCGCTTCCATTCCAACAAACGCATCTATCAATTTACTTTCAGGGGATCCAGTAGTTGATTCTGATGAAATACCTCGAATGGATGCAAGATTTGCGGAGAGTCTTGTTCGCAAATGGCAAAGTATCAAATCCATAGCTCTTGGACCAGATCACAATTTTGGAAAATTGACAGAG GTATTGGATGGCCAAATGCTAAAGATCTGGACAGACAGAGCCACAGAAATCGCTCAACACGGCTGGTTCTGGAACTACAGACTTTTGAACCTTAACATCGATAGTGTGACTGTGTCAGTTGATGGCAAGCGTGCAACTGTGGAGGCTACCCTCGAGGAGTCGGCACAGCTGACGGACAATGCTCATCCTGAACACAACGATTCGTACAGTACCACCTACACAACGCGGTACGAGCTATCATGTTCGAGATCAGGTTGGAAAATCGTAGGAGGAGGTGTTCTCAAGTCATAA